In a genomic window of Candidatus Competibacteraceae bacterium:
- a CDS encoding cell division protein FtsQ/DivIB produces MRFGQKRRRRGATSLKREPADTRGQWKAVWGPPLRWLGVALVFAAVGYGLQTGSQKLREPGAFPLRQVRVDGELRNLVEADFNAVASTYVGQNFFVANLDDLNAALVVNPWIEDVSVRRGWPDTVEIKLRERIAFGYWGQREMVDVNGVRFRPTVVRQPGPWPKLSGPDGHEKMLIETYRAARALLDPLGLKLVRLVQDERRAWWLTFENGLEVYVGREQFEQRLQRLARVYPRLLAAQIDRIAIVDLRYVNGFAVRWKADRAVPTAG; encoded by the coding sequence GTGCGGTTCGGACAAAAACGCCGCCGCCGGGGCGCGACCTCGCTGAAACGCGAGCCTGCGGACACTCGCGGCCAGTGGAAAGCGGTGTGGGGACCGCCGCTGCGCTGGCTGGGGGTGGCGCTGGTGTTCGCGGCGGTCGGCTACGGCTTGCAAACCGGCAGCCAGAAACTGCGCGAACCGGGCGCTTTTCCATTGCGGCAGGTGCGCGTCGACGGTGAGTTGCGCAACTTGGTCGAGGCGGATTTCAACGCCGTTGCCAGCACGTATGTGGGCCAGAATTTTTTTGTGGCCAACCTGGATGATTTGAATGCGGCGCTGGTGGTCAACCCGTGGATCGAAGACGTTTCGGTGCGGCGCGGGTGGCCGGACACGGTGGAAATCAAGCTGCGCGAGCGAATTGCCTTCGGCTATTGGGGGCAGCGCGAGATGGTGGATGTCAACGGCGTTCGGTTCCGACCGACCGTGGTGCGCCAACCAGGCCCTTGGCCGAAGCTTTCCGGCCCGGACGGCCATGAAAAAATGTTGATCGAGACGTATCGGGCCGCGCGCGCCTTGCTCGATCCGCTGGGGCTGAAGTTGGTGCGGCTGGTGCAGGACGAGCGGCGGGCGTGGTGGCTGACCTTCGAAAACGGCCTTGAGGTGTATGTGGGACGCGAGCAATTCGAGCAGCGGCTCCAACGCTTGGCGCGCGTTTACCCGCGCTTGTTGGCTGCCCAGATCGACCGGATTGCGATAGTGGATTTGCGCTATGTCAACGGGTTCGCCGTGCGCTGGAAAGCGGATCGTGCGGTCCCGACGGCGGGTTAA
- a CDS encoding phospho-N-acetylmuramoyl-pentapeptide-transferase — MLVLLAEWLANNFYTGFNVFQYLTLRGILGTLTALLISLIVGPVMIERLSHYQIGQQVRQDGPKSHLSKAGTPTMGGALILVAIAIATVLWADPRNHYVWIVLLTTLAFGAIGWADDYKKLILRNSKGLSARAKYSLQSGVGLAAALLLFFTAQAPIETQLIVPFFKNVALNLGWLFVPLTYFVIVGSSNAVNLTDGLDGLAIVPTVMVAGALAVFCYASGNRIFAGYLDIPYVVGAGEVMVFCGAMVGAGLGFLWFNAYPAQVFMGDVGALALGAALGVIAVVVRQELVLFVMGGVFVMETVSVILQVGSFKLTGRRIFRMAPLHHHFELKGWPEPRVIVRFWIITIILVLVGLSTLKIR; from the coding sequence ATGCTGGTGTTGCTGGCTGAATGGTTGGCCAATAATTTCTATACGGGATTCAATGTCTTCCAGTATTTGACGCTGCGGGGGATCTTGGGAACCCTGACGGCGCTGCTGATCTCGCTCATCGTCGGACCGGTCATGATCGAGCGCTTGAGCCACTATCAGATCGGCCAGCAGGTTCGCCAGGATGGGCCGAAAAGCCATCTGTCGAAAGCCGGCACTCCGACCATGGGCGGCGCGCTCATTTTGGTCGCCATCGCCATCGCCACGGTGCTGTGGGCTGACCCGCGCAATCATTATGTCTGGATCGTGTTGCTGACGACGCTGGCTTTCGGCGCCATCGGTTGGGCGGACGACTACAAGAAATTGATCCTGCGCAATTCGAAAGGATTGTCGGCGCGGGCCAAATATTCCTTGCAATCCGGCGTCGGTTTGGCGGCGGCGCTGCTGCTGTTTTTTACCGCTCAGGCTCCCATCGAGACCCAATTGATCGTGCCGTTTTTCAAGAATGTCGCCTTGAATCTCGGATGGCTGTTCGTCCCGCTCACCTACTTTGTCATCGTCGGTTCCAGCAACGCCGTCAATCTCACCGATGGCTTGGACGGTTTGGCCATCGTGCCGACCGTCATGGTGGCCGGCGCGCTGGCCGTATTTTGCTATGCCTCCGGCAACCGCATCTTCGCCGGCTATCTCGATATTCCTTACGTGGTGGGCGCCGGGGAGGTCATGGTGTTCTGCGGCGCGATGGTCGGCGCCGGCTTGGGCTTCCTCTGGTTCAACGCCTATCCGGCGCAGGTGTTCATGGGCGATGTCGGCGCGCTGGCGCTGGGCGCGGCGCTAGGCGTCATTGCAGTGGTGGTCCGGCAGGAGCTGGTGCTGTTTGTGATGGGCGGCGTGTTTGTCATGGAGACCGTATCGGTCATCCTGCAAGTCGGCTCCTTTAAATTGACCGGCCGGCGGATTTTTCGGATGGCCCCGTTGCACCACCATTTCGAACTCAAGGGTTGGCCGGAGCCCCGGGTGATCGTCCGGTTTTGGATCATCACCATCATTCTGGTGCTGGTCGGCTTGTCAACGCTGAAAATTCGCTAG
- the ftsA gene encoding cell division protein FtsA has product MSKKEEKNLIVGLDIGTSKVVAIVGEVSPDNTIEVVGIGSYPSRGLKKGVVVNIESTVQSIQRAVEAAEQMADCRIDSVYTGISGSHIRGFNSNGVTAIKNQEVTAEDVERVMEAARVVAIPADQKILHILPQEFIIDNQEGIQDPVGMSGVRLEARVHIVTGAVSAAQNIVKCVQRCGLEVDDIILQQLASSRAVLAQDEKELGVCLVDIGGGTTDLAVFTHGAISHTTVIPIAGDQVTNDIAVAFRTPAQAAEEIKLKHACCLRQLARQDERIDVTSVGDRAPRSLSRHALAEVVEPRYEEFFELVQAELQRSGFENLIAAGVVLTGGSSKMDGVVELAEDILHLPVRLGFPQDVVGLPDVVRNPVYATAVGLLLFGNENRPIRPSPISRAGRKGLWARMKSWFQGNF; this is encoded by the coding sequence ATGTCCAAAAAAGAAGAGAAAAATTTGATCGTCGGACTCGATATCGGCACCTCGAAAGTGGTGGCTATCGTCGGTGAGGTGAGCCCCGACAACACCATCGAGGTGGTCGGCATCGGTTCTTATCCGTCGCGAGGGCTGAAGAAGGGCGTGGTGGTCAACATCGAATCCACCGTGCAGTCGATCCAGCGCGCGGTTGAGGCGGCCGAGCAAATGGCCGACTGCCGGATCGATTCGGTATATACCGGCATTTCCGGCAGCCACATTCGGGGCTTCAATTCCAACGGGGTTACCGCGATCAAGAATCAGGAGGTGACCGCCGAGGATGTGGAGCGGGTGATGGAAGCCGCGCGGGTGGTGGCGATTCCGGCGGATCAGAAAATCCTCCACATCTTGCCCCAGGAATTCATCATCGACAACCAGGAAGGGATTCAAGATCCGGTCGGCATGTCCGGCGTGCGGCTGGAAGCACGGGTCCACATCGTCACCGGCGCGGTCAGCGCCGCGCAAAACATCGTCAAATGCGTGCAGCGCTGCGGCTTGGAAGTCGACGACATCATCTTGCAGCAACTCGCGTCCAGCCGGGCGGTGCTGGCCCAGGATGAAAAAGAGCTGGGCGTTTGCTTGGTGGATATCGGCGGCGGCACCACCGATCTGGCAGTGTTCACCCACGGCGCGATCAGCCATACCACCGTCATCCCCATCGCCGGCGATCAGGTGACCAACGACATCGCCGTGGCCTTTCGCACGCCGGCGCAGGCGGCCGAGGAGATCAAGCTCAAACACGCCTGCTGCCTGCGGCAACTGGCGCGCCAAGACGAACGGATCGACGTGACCAGCGTCGGCGACCGCGCGCCGCGCTCGCTCTCGCGCCATGCGCTGGCCGAGGTGGTGGAGCCGCGCTACGAGGAATTTTTCGAACTGGTGCAAGCGGAGCTCCAGCGCAGCGGTTTTGAGAATTTGATCGCGGCCGGCGTGGTGCTGACCGGCGGCAGCTCCAAGATGGACGGCGTGGTGGAACTGGCCGAAGACATCTTACACCTGCCGGTGCGGCTGGGGTTTCCCCAGGACGTGGTGGGCTTGCCGGACGTGGTGCGCAATCCGGTCTACGCCACCGCGGTGGGCTTGTTGTTGTTTGGTAACGAAAACCGGCCGATCAGGCCGAGTCCGATATCGCGCGCGGGCCGCAAGGGGTTGTGGGCGCGGATGAAGAGTTGGTTTCAGGGGAATTTTTAG
- a CDS encoding UDP-N-acetylmuramoyl-L-alanine--D-glutamate ligase gives MLSLRGTTLVVGLGKSGLSAARALMALDAAVTVADSRFDPPGLADLRAEFPTVPLQLGEFDPALLAKAARLLVSPGVAVATPAIAAAAQQGVPVWGDIELLARLTHVPVAAITGSNGKSTVTTLLGEMAQRAGIAAAVGGNLGTPALELWLAQEKGANAAKPLDAYVLELSSFQLETTFSLNARVAAVLNISPDHMDRYATLDDYIAAKRRIFRGDGVMVLNADDPTVAAMAEPGRQVVRFTLAEPNEGDFGLRQRAGESWLARGAEPWIAASELKISGEHNLANALAALAMGHALGWPRAALLAALREFAGLAHRTTLVLERAGVRWFDDSKGTNVGATVAAVRGLSGRVVLIAGGDGKGQDFSPLRAALADKARSVVLIGRDAPLIAAALGDSVPLQRAADMEQAVRQAAQCAQAGDSVLLSPACASFDMFSGYEERGAVFAAAVRKLAGC, from the coding sequence ATGTTGTCATTGCGCGGAACCACGCTGGTGGTCGGACTCGGCAAAAGCGGCTTGTCCGCGGCGCGAGCGTTGATGGCGCTGGATGCCGCCGTCACGGTGGCCGATAGCCGGTTTGATCCGCCGGGACTGGCGGACTTGCGCGCGGAATTTCCAACCGTGCCGCTCCAGCTGGGTGAGTTCGATCCCGCGTTGTTGGCGAAAGCGGCGCGCTTGCTGGTCAGTCCCGGCGTGGCCGTCGCCACCCCGGCCATCGCCGCGGCGGCGCAACAGGGCGTGCCGGTCTGGGGCGACATCGAATTGCTGGCCCGCCTGACCCACGTCCCGGTGGCGGCCATCACCGGTTCCAACGGCAAGAGCACGGTCACGACCTTACTGGGCGAGATGGCGCAACGCGCCGGGATAGCAGCGGCGGTCGGCGGCAATCTGGGCACTCCGGCGCTGGAGTTGTGGCTGGCGCAAGAAAAAGGCGCGAACGCCGCCAAGCCGCTCGATGCCTACGTATTGGAGCTGTCGAGCTTCCAGCTGGAAACCACGTTCAGCCTGAACGCGCGGGTGGCGGCGGTGTTGAACATCAGCCCCGACCACATGGATCGCTACGCTACGCTGGACGATTACATCGCCGCCAAGCGCCGGATTTTTCGGGGCGACGGGGTAATGGTGCTCAACGCCGACGACCCGACGGTCGCGGCGATGGCCGAACCGGGCCGGCAGGTCGTGCGTTTCACCTTGGCCGAGCCGAATGAAGGTGATTTCGGCCTGCGTCAGCGCGCCGGGGAGAGCTGGCTGGCGCGCGGCGCCGAGCCTTGGATCGCGGCCTCGGAACTGAAGATCAGCGGCGAGCACAATCTGGCCAACGCGCTGGCGGCGCTGGCCATGGGTCACGCGCTGGGGTGGCCGCGCGCGGCGCTGCTGGCGGCGCTGCGGGAATTCGCCGGACTGGCGCATCGCACCACCTTGGTGCTGGAGCGGGCCGGCGTGCGTTGGTTCGACGATTCCAAGGGTACCAACGTCGGCGCGACGGTGGCGGCGGTGCGCGGTCTGTCGGGTCGGGTGGTGCTGATCGCCGGTGGCGACGGCAAGGGCCAGGATTTTTCGCCGCTGCGGGCAGCGTTGGCCGACAAGGCCCGGTCGGTGGTGTTGATCGGCCGCGATGCCCCCTTGATCGCCGCCGCGTTGGGCGACAGCGTGCCGCTGCAACGGGCGGCCGACATGGAGCAGGCCGTGCGTCAGGCGGCACAATGCGCGCAGGCCGGGGACAGCGTGCTGTTGTCGCCGGCCTGCGCCAGCTTCGACATGTTCAGCGGTTACGAGGAACGCGGCGCGGTGTTTGCCGCCGCCGTGCGGAAGTTGGCCGGATGCTGA
- a CDS encoding UDP-N-acetylmuramoyl-tripeptide--D-alanyl-D-alanine ligase, translated as MIDTFSSMRLQDAARLLKGELSGADAPFSEVSTDSRRLPVGALFVALVGPHFDGHDFIAAAREQGACAALVSRRVMGDPLPQLRVTDTLLALGQLGAAWRERFAGPVIALTGSNGKTTVKEMVASILRTRGPTLATEGNLNNDIGVPLTLLRLGREHAYAVVELGANHPCEIAYLTGLVQPDAALVNNAGPCHLEGFGDVAGVARGKGEIFQGLDADGVAVINRDDPYADYWVGLNKGRRIVEFGLNQHAMVGGRVLDATTNRFRLRVGAEDIEIRLPLPGRHNVMNALAAAAATTAVGTNLEEVRRGLENLQGVGGRLQRLRGRHGGAVIHDAYNANPASLAAALSAIGGEPGRKWLVLGDMWELGPAADDLHAQSGKDTRAAGFERLYGLGEHSRAAVAAFGGGRHFMEMEALIATLAADLKSGGEAAVILVKGSRGMKMERVVTALVEAGGGTINPEGHG; from the coding sequence ATGATTGATACGTTCTCGTCCATGCGCTTGCAGGACGCTGCCCGGTTGCTGAAGGGCGAGCTGTCCGGCGCGGATGCCCCCTTCAGCGAAGTGAGCACCGACAGCCGACGCCTGCCGGTGGGGGCCTTGTTCGTCGCCTTGGTCGGCCCTCATTTTGACGGCCACGACTTTATCGCCGCCGCGCGGGAGCAAGGCGCTTGTGCCGCGCTGGTCAGCCGGCGGGTGATGGGCGATCCGCTGCCGCAATTGCGGGTGACCGATACCTTGTTGGCGCTGGGTCAATTGGGAGCGGCCTGGCGCGAGCGGTTCGCCGGGCCCGTGATCGCGCTGACCGGCAGCAACGGCAAGACCACGGTCAAGGAGATGGTCGCCTCGATCCTGCGGACGCGGGGGCCGACCCTGGCGACCGAAGGCAATCTCAACAACGACATCGGGGTACCGCTGACGCTGTTGCGTTTGGGTCGAGAGCACGCCTACGCGGTGGTCGAGCTGGGCGCCAACCACCCTTGCGAGATCGCCTATCTGACCGGCTTGGTCCAACCCGATGCGGCGCTCGTCAACAATGCCGGTCCCTGCCATTTGGAGGGCTTCGGCGACGTGGCCGGCGTGGCCCGCGGCAAGGGTGAGATTTTTCAGGGGCTCGATGCGGATGGCGTGGCGGTCATCAATCGTGACGATCCTTACGCCGATTACTGGGTGGGCCTGAATAAAGGGCGGCGGATCGTCGAGTTCGGTTTGAACCAGCATGCCATGGTGGGGGGTCGGGTGCTCGATGCGACCACCAACCGTTTCCGGCTGCGGGTCGGCGCCGAGGATATCGAGATTCGGTTGCCGTTGCCGGGTCGCCATAACGTGATGAACGCCCTGGCGGCGGCGGCGGCGACCACGGCGGTCGGCACCAACCTGGAAGAGGTGCGCCGGGGTCTGGAAAATCTCCAAGGTGTCGGCGGTCGGCTGCAACGCTTGCGCGGCCGGCACGGCGGCGCGGTCATCCACGACGCCTACAACGCCAACCCGGCCTCGCTCGCCGCCGCGTTGAGCGCGATAGGCGGCGAGCCCGGCCGCAAATGGTTGGTGCTGGGCGATATGTGGGAACTGGGACCAGCGGCGGACGATTTGCACGCGCAATCCGGCAAGGACACCCGCGCCGCCGGCTTCGAGCGTCTTTATGGACTCGGCGAGCACAGCCGGGCGGCGGTGGCCGCCTTTGGCGGCGGCCGGCATTTCATGGAGATGGAGGCCTTGATCGCGACCTTGGCGGCTGACCTTAAAAGCGGCGGTGAAGCGGCGGTGATCCTGGTCAAGGGCTCGCGCGGCATGAAGATGGAGCGCGTGGTGACGGCGTTGGTGGAGGCCGGTGGTGGGACGATCAACCCGGAGGGACACGGCTGA
- the ftsW gene encoding putative lipid II flippase FtsW, translated as MLSATAVQGDRGRLPSAGERRGALPFPDLWILIPALLLLVLGLLMVASASIPIGVNPKTGQGQPFHFLIRQASFALAGLLAAGIVFQVPMARWRRFGPVLLVAALGLLVLVLIPGVGKEVNGSIRWIGVGPINVQVSEIAKLFALIYVAGYLKRHGAQLQTADFKTSALALARPMGVLAVFAVLLLLEPDFGSVVVLMATALGMVFLAGVNLWQFGALQAGTAAVMAVLILSSPYRQDRVLSFLRPWDDPFGKGYQLAQSLIAIGRGELFGVGLGQSVQKLFYLPEAHTDFLFAVLAEELGLTGIMAVIALFMILVWRAFEIAWRAERLDLLFSAYLAYGIGLWLGLQALFNMGVNMGVLPTKGLTLPLMSYGGSSVVVMCVTLAVLLRIDVETRAGGVRGE; from the coding sequence ATGCTGAGCGCTACCGCCGTTCAGGGCGACCGCGGCCGTTTGCCGAGCGCTGGCGAGCGGCGCGGCGCGTTGCCGTTTCCCGATCTGTGGATTCTGATTCCGGCGTTGTTGTTGCTGGTGCTGGGTTTGCTGATGGTGGCTTCGGCCTCGATCCCGATCGGCGTCAATCCGAAAACCGGTCAGGGGCAACCGTTTCATTTTCTGATCCGCCAAGCGTCGTTCGCGCTGGCCGGCTTGCTGGCGGCCGGCATCGTGTTTCAGGTGCCGATGGCGCGCTGGCGGCGGTTCGGACCGGTGTTATTGGTGGCGGCGCTGGGGCTCTTGGTCTTGGTGCTGATCCCCGGCGTCGGTAAGGAAGTCAACGGCAGTATCCGCTGGATTGGCGTGGGCCCCATCAATGTCCAGGTTTCGGAAATCGCCAAGCTGTTCGCCCTGATCTACGTGGCGGGCTATCTCAAACGCCACGGCGCGCAATTGCAGACGGCGGATTTTAAAACCTCGGCGCTGGCGCTGGCCCGACCGATGGGGGTGCTGGCGGTCTTCGCGGTGCTGCTGCTGCTGGAGCCGGATTTTGGCAGCGTGGTGGTGCTGATGGCGACCGCGCTGGGCATGGTGTTTCTGGCCGGGGTCAACCTCTGGCAGTTCGGAGCCTTGCAGGCGGGAACGGCGGCGGTCATGGCGGTGCTGATCCTGTCTTCACCCTACCGCCAGGATCGGGTGCTGAGCTTCCTAAGACCTTGGGACGATCCGTTCGGCAAGGGCTATCAGCTGGCGCAGTCGCTGATCGCCATCGGTCGCGGCGAGTTGTTCGGGGTCGGTTTGGGGCAGAGCGTGCAAAAACTGTTTTATCTGCCGGAAGCCCATACCGATTTTCTGTTCGCCGTGCTGGCCGAGGAATTGGGTCTGACCGGGATCATGGCGGTCATCGCCTTGTTCATGATCCTGGTCTGGCGGGCGTTTGAGATCGCGTGGCGGGCCGAACGCCTGGACCTGCTGTTCTCGGCGTATCTGGCTTACGGCATCGGACTCTGGCTCGGCCTACAGGCGCTGTTCAACATGGGCGTCAACATGGGCGTGCTGCCGACCAAGGGCTTGACCTTGCCGTTGATGAGCTACGGCGGCAGCAGCGTGGTGGTGATGTGCGTGACCCTGGCGGTGCTGCTGCGCATCGATGTGGAAACCCGCGCCGGGGGAGTGCGCGGCGAATGA
- a CDS encoding D-alanine--D-alanine ligase: MQQIQQTTVTDPAAFGKVAVLMGGWSAEREVSLKSGAAVLAALRAREVNAHGIDADRAVLNALAAGKFDRAFIILHGRGGEDGVVQGALEMLGIPYTGSGVLASALGMDKLRTKQLWLGMGLPTPPYRRVDSAGELAAAAGELGLPLAVKPSREGSSIGISRVDEASQASGAWERAAACDSPVLVEPWIVGQEYTGAVLQGEALPLIRLETPRAFYDYEAKYHADDTRYLCPCGLPAAREAELRELVRRAYAAVGGYGWGRVDLLVDGQGQPWLLEVNTVPGMTDHSLVPMAARATGVNFEALVWRILETSLSRAE; encoded by the coding sequence ATGCAACAGATACAGCAGACGACAGTGACCGATCCGGCGGCTTTCGGCAAGGTGGCGGTGTTGATGGGCGGCTGGTCGGCGGAACGGGAGGTTTCGCTCAAAAGCGGCGCGGCGGTGCTGGCGGCGCTGCGGGCGCGCGAGGTGAACGCCCACGGTATCGACGCCGACCGCGCGGTTTTGAACGCGTTGGCCGCCGGAAAATTCGATCGGGCCTTCATCATCCTGCACGGCCGCGGCGGGGAGGATGGCGTCGTTCAGGGCGCCTTGGAAATGCTGGGCATCCCTTACACCGGCAGCGGCGTGCTGGCCTCGGCGCTGGGCATGGATAAGTTGCGCACCAAGCAGCTTTGGCTGGGCATGGGCCTGCCGACGCCGCCTTATCGCAGGGTTGACAGCGCGGGCGAACTGGCCGCCGCCGCCGGCGAGCTGGGCTTGCCGCTGGCGGTGAAGCCGTCGCGCGAGGGTTCCAGCATCGGCATCAGCCGGGTCGACGAAGCCAGCCAGGCGTCGGGGGCGTGGGAACGCGCCGCCGCCTGCGATTCGCCGGTGCTGGTCGAGCCGTGGATTGTGGGCCAGGAATACACCGGCGCGGTGTTGCAGGGTGAAGCCCTGCCGCTGATCCGCCTGGAGACGCCGCGGGCGTTTTACGACTACGAAGCCAAATACCACGCTGACGATACTCGTTACCTGTGCCCCTGCGGTCTGCCCGCAGCCCGAGAGGCGGAGTTGCGGGAGCTGGTGCGCCGGGCTTATGCGGCGGTGGGGGGTTACGGCTGGGGGCGAGTGGATTTGCTGGTGGACGGACAGGGCCAGCCTTGGTTGTTGGAGGTCAATACCGTACCCGGTATGACCGATCACAGTCTGGTGCCGATGGCGGCGCGGGCGACCGGCGTGAATTTCGAAGCGCTGGTCTGGCGCATTCTGGAAACCAGCCTGTCGCGGGCGGAGTGA
- the murG gene encoding undecaprenyldiphospho-muramoylpentapeptide beta-N-acetylglucosaminyltransferase, translating to MNAARPVLIMAGGTGGHVFPALAVAERLRERGLPVVWLGTRRGLEATLVPKAGIPIEWIGVAGLRGKGMGRLLGMPLMLGRAVWQAGAILRRLRPRVVLGMGGFASGPGGMVARSLGIPLVVHEQNAIAGLTNRWLARVADRVLEAFPATFPSARRALTVGNPVRQRIAALPPPAARLAGRAGRPRLLVVGGSQGALALNQLVPQALASLAEAHRPEVWHQAGGRLHETAETAYREAGVTARLTPFIEEMAEAYSWADLVLCRAGALTVAELAAAGVGSVLVPFPFAVDDHQTANARYLEQGGAALIRQQAELTAQNLAELLGALLGDRPRLLGMAEAARGLARIEAAERVATACLEQART from the coding sequence ATGAACGCAGCCCGACCGGTATTGATCATGGCCGGCGGCACGGGCGGCCACGTATTTCCGGCGCTGGCGGTGGCCGAGCGGTTGCGCGAGCGCGGCTTGCCGGTGGTGTGGCTGGGAACCCGGCGCGGTCTGGAAGCGACGCTGGTTCCGAAAGCGGGCATCCCCATCGAATGGATCGGTGTCGCTGGGTTGCGCGGCAAGGGCATGGGCCGGTTGTTGGGAATGCCGTTGATGCTGGGACGCGCGGTGTGGCAGGCCGGAGCGATCTTGCGCCGCCTGCGCCCGCGCGTGGTGCTCGGCATGGGGGGGTTCGCCAGCGGGCCCGGCGGCATGGTGGCCCGCTCGCTGGGCATTCCGTTGGTGGTGCACGAGCAAAACGCCATCGCGGGACTGACCAACCGCTGGCTGGCGCGGGTCGCCGATCGCGTGTTGGAGGCGTTTCCGGCGACCTTTCCGAGCGCGCGGCGCGCGCTGACAGTCGGCAATCCGGTCCGGCAGCGCATCGCGGCGTTGCCGCCGCCCGCCGCGCGCTTGGCCGGTCGCGCCGGCCGCCCCCGCCTGTTGGTGGTCGGCGGCAGCCAGGGCGCTCTGGCGTTGAACCAGCTGGTGCCGCAAGCCTTGGCGTCGCTCGCGGAAGCACACCGCCCGGAGGTCTGGCATCAGGCGGGGGGCCGCTTGCACGAAACCGCGGAAACCGCTTACCGGGAGGCGGGCGTGACCGCGCGGTTGACGCCGTTTATCGAGGAGATGGCGGAGGCTTACAGCTGGGCTGACCTGGTGTTATGCCGGGCCGGCGCGCTGACCGTCGCCGAACTGGCGGCGGCGGGAGTCGGGTCGGTGCTGGTGCCGTTTCCGTTCGCGGTGGACGACCATCAAACCGCCAACGCGCGTTATTTGGAGCAGGGTGGGGCGGCGCTGATCCGCCAGCAGGCGGAGCTGACCGCGCAAAACTTGGCCGAGTTGCTGGGCGCGCTGTTGGGTGATCGCCCCCGCCTGCTGGGCATGGCCGAAGCGGCCAGAGGATTGGCAAGGATCGAAGCCGCCGAACGGGTGGCGACCGCGTGTCTGGAACAGGCGCGCACTTGA
- the murC gene encoding UDP-N-acetylmuramate--L-alanine ligase — protein sequence MGKPSLAAIPEAWRDMRRIRHIHFVGIGGAGMSGIAEVLLNLGYSVSGSDLKTSPVTARLAQLGATIRQGHRTEHVAGCDVVVISSAVAEDNPEVVAARAARVPVVPRAEMLAELMRFRYGIAVAGTHGKTTTTSLITSLLAEGGLDPTFVIGGRLNSAGANARLGGGRYLVAEADESDASFLFLQPMVAVVTNIDADHLPTYGGDFERLRETFIEFLHHLPFYGLAVLCADDPQVRSILPRLSRPVLTYGTGDDCDARATDIVQEGLRTRFLAHLPNLKSPLPITLNLPGRHSVLNALAALAVAHELGVSETAIRRALQNFQGIGRRFQQHGELLLPDGGRVTVMDDYGHHPREIQAVLAALRGAWPQRRLVLAFQPHRYSRTRDLFDDFALVLSEVDTLILLDVYPAGEKPIPGADGRSLSRAIRTRGKVDPVFVGQTGEVPAVLPGLLRDGDLLLMMGAGDIGAMAVQLGRDGLAGGR from the coding sequence ATGGGCAAACCCAGTCTGGCGGCGATTCCCGAAGCTTGGCGCGACATGCGCCGGATCCGGCACATTCACTTTGTCGGCATCGGCGGCGCCGGCATGAGCGGCATCGCCGAGGTGCTGCTGAATTTGGGCTATAGCGTCTCCGGCTCCGATCTTAAAACCAGCCCGGTCACCGCCCGTTTGGCCCAATTGGGCGCGACGATCCGCCAGGGGCACCGAACCGAGCATGTGGCCGGTTGTGATGTCGTGGTGATTTCCAGCGCGGTCGCCGAGGACAATCCCGAGGTGGTGGCGGCGCGGGCGGCGCGGGTGCCCGTCGTGCCGCGCGCCGAGATGCTGGCCGAACTGATGCGGTTTCGCTACGGCATCGCGGTCGCCGGCACCCACGGCAAGACCACGACCACCAGCCTGATCACCAGCCTGCTGGCCGAAGGTGGCTTGGACCCGACTTTCGTCATCGGCGGTCGCCTGAACAGCGCCGGCGCCAATGCCCGGCTCGGCGGCGGCCGCTATCTGGTGGCGGAAGCCGACGAGAGCGATGCCTCGTTCCTGTTCTTGCAGCCGATGGTGGCGGTGGTGACCAACATCGACGCCGACCATTTGCCGACCTATGGCGGCGATTTCGAGCGGCTGCGCGAGACTTTCATCGAGTTCCTCCACCATCTGCCGTTTTACGGCTTGGCGGTGCTGTGCGCCGACGATCCGCAGGTGCGCTCGATCTTGCCGCGCCTGAGCCGGCCGGTGCTGACCTACGGCACCGGCGACGATTGTGACGCCCGCGCGACCGATATCGTTCAAGAAGGCTTGCGGACTCGGTTCCTGGCCCATTTGCCCAATCTGAAGTCGCCCTTGCCGATCACCTTGAACCTGCCGGGCCGGCACAGCGTGTTGAACGCCTTGGCCGCGCTGGCGGTCGCGCACGAGCTGGGCGTTTCGGAAACCGCCATCCGTCGCGCCCTACAGAATTTCCAGGGCATCGGCCGGCGCTTCCAGCAGCACGGCGAACTGCTGTTGCCCGACGGCGGCCGCGTCACCGTGATGGACGATTACGGCCATCATCCGCGGGAAATTCAGGCGGTGCTGGCGGCCTTGCGCGGCGCGTGGCCGCAACGGCGGCTGGTGCTGGCGTTTCAGCCGCATCGCTACAGTCGGACCCGCGATCTGTTCGATGACTTCGCCCTGGTGCTGTCCGAGGTCGATACCTTGATCCTGTTGGACGTGTACCCCGCCGGTGAGAAGCCGATTCCGGGCGCGGACGGCCGCAGCCTGAGCCGGGCGATCCGAACTCGGGGCAAGGTCGATCCGGTGTTCGTCGGACAGACTGGCGAAGTGCCGGCGGTGTTACCCGGACTGCTGCGCGATGGCGACTTGCTCCTGATGATGGGCGCGGGCGACATCGGAGCAATGGCGGTGCAGCTGGGCCGCGACGGACTGGCGGGCGGGCGCTGA